The Aliiroseovarius pelagivivens genome contains a region encoding:
- a CDS encoding histidine phosphatase family protein — MGSIYPEIFVIRHGQTVWNAAGRHQGRLDSPLTAKGQRQAVAMAGMLRRAVGDRTDFMVFSSPQGRSMNTARIVTAGTGAPITQNALLTEIAFGAWEGKTLEQIRKSWPDLAALAEQDMVNWHFNAPGGETLLDLEARADSLLNALRGPAVIFTHGVLSRVLRARWLGLDDGGMMDLPGGQGVIFHLHPDHGHCVIEK; from the coding sequence ATGGGATCTATCTATCCGGAAATCTTCGTTATTCGTCACGGGCAAACCGTGTGGAATGCGGCTGGTCGCCATCAAGGGCGATTGGATTCGCCGCTGACCGCAAAGGGGCAACGCCAGGCCGTTGCGATGGCTGGCATGTTGCGACGTGCTGTGGGGGATCGGACGGATTTTATGGTGTTCAGCTCGCCCCAAGGGCGGTCGATGAACACAGCGCGCATTGTGACTGCCGGGACAGGCGCGCCTATCACGCAAAATGCGCTCCTTACCGAGATCGCGTTCGGGGCGTGGGAGGGCAAGACCTTGGAACAGATTCGCAAGAGCTGGCCGGATCTGGCGGCGCTTGCTGAACAGGACATGGTGAACTGGCATTTCAATGCGCCGGGGGGCGAGACATTGCTGGATCTTGAGGCACGCGCAGACAGTTTGCTGAACGCACTACGTGGGCCTGCCGTGATATTCACCCATGGCGTGCTATCGCGCGTGTTGCGCGCCCGCTGGCTGGGGCTGGACGATGGCGGAATGATGGATCTTCCGGGCGGGCAGGGGGTCATATTTCACCTTCACCCCGACCACGGCCACTGCGTGATCGAAAAATAA
- a CDS encoding M20/M25/M40 family metallo-hydrolase → MSLDQVLDRIDAGLPDALDRLMELLRIQSISTDPAFADHCVTAADWLVNDLKTIGFQADRRDTPGHPMVVGHGGDSDRHLLFYGHYDVQPVDPLDKWDHDPFAPFVEDTPNGKIIRARGASDDKGQLMTFVEACRAWKEVHGSLPAKLTIFFEGEEESGSPSLVPFMEQNRDELTADIALICDTSMVSPGVPSIASQLRGMLKDEFTLIGPKLDLHSGHYGGPGLNPLREMSRIVASFYDDETGKVTVEGFYEGVHDTPQDQLDAWEDSGFDQKAYLDNAGYTISHGEKDRSCLEQQWARPTLEVNGIWGGYNGVGSKTVIPSEVHCKITCRLVGDMDPDKLRDRVRAHVEAQLKPDMKVVWDNDLEGSPASVMDITRPEFGAAQKGLSDEWNREAVFAGMGGSIPIAGYFKSILGMESMLVGFANDDDKIHSPNEKYDLESFHKGIRSWARILAELA, encoded by the coding sequence ATGTCGCTTGATCAAGTTCTGGACCGCATTGATGCGGGCCTTCCCGACGCTCTCGACCGTTTGATGGAGCTGCTTCGCATCCAGTCGATTTCCACCGACCCCGCCTTTGCAGATCACTGCGTGACCGCCGCAGATTGGCTGGTGAACGATCTGAAAACGATTGGTTTTCAGGCTGATAGGCGCGACACCCCCGGCCATCCCATGGTGGTTGGCCATGGTGGTGACAGCGATCGCCACCTTCTGTTCTATGGCCACTATGACGTGCAACCTGTCGATCCGCTGGACAAATGGGACCACGACCCGTTCGCGCCGTTTGTCGAAGACACGCCCAATGGTAAAATCATCCGCGCCCGTGGCGCATCGGATGACAAAGGCCAGTTGATGACCTTCGTCGAAGCCTGTCGCGCCTGGAAAGAGGTGCATGGGTCTTTGCCTGCAAAACTGACGATTTTCTTCGAGGGGGAAGAGGAATCAGGGTCTCCGTCGCTTGTGCCATTCATGGAGCAGAATCGCGACGAACTGACCGCTGATATCGCTCTGATCTGTGACACATCCATGGTCAGCCCCGGTGTACCGTCGATTGCCAGCCAGTTGCGCGGGATGCTGAAGGACGAGTTTACCCTGATCGGGCCGAAGCTGGATCTGCACTCGGGCCATTATGGCGGTCCGGGCCTAAACCCGCTGCGCGAGATGTCTCGCATCGTCGCCAGCTTCTATGATGACGAAACCGGTAAAGTCACGGTCGAGGGATTCTACGAGGGCGTCCACGACACCCCGCAGGATCAACTGGACGCGTGGGAGGACTCGGGCTTCGATCAGAAGGCCTATCTGGACAATGCCGGGTATACGATCAGCCACGGCGAAAAGGACCGGTCGTGTCTGGAACAGCAATGGGCCCGCCCGACGCTGGAAGTGAACGGCATTTGGGGTGGCTATAACGGTGTCGGATCGAAAACCGTGATTCCGTCGGAAGTGCATTGCAAGATTACCTGCCGTTTGGTGGGCGACATGGACCCGGACAAGCTACGCGACCGCGTGCGCGCCCATGTCGAGGCTCAGTTGAAGCCCGATATGAAAGTGGTCTGGGACAATGATCTGGAAGGCTCTCCCGCCTCGGTGATGGACATCACCCGGCCCGAGTTTGGTGCGGCCCAGAAAGGCCTGTCGGACGAATGGAACCGCGAAGCTGTCTTTGCCGGCATGGGCGGCTCAATCCCGATTGCGGGCTATTTCAAGTCGATCCTAGGTATGGAAAGCATGCTGGTGGGTTTTGCCAATGATGACGACAAGATCCATTCTCCGAACGAAAAATATGACCTTGAGAGTTTCCACAAAGGCATTCGCAGCTGGGCACGGATCCTGGCAGAGCTGGCTTAA
- a CDS encoding RND transporter, with translation MSFIDEMPFSLILIACLTLGLAPYAPPHVWEKLGMLASGTLVKPVDIFDLVMHGAPWLLLVLKLVRLKRA, from the coding sequence ATGTCCTTCATTGATGAAATGCCGTTCTCGCTGATCCTGATTGCCTGCCTGACATTGGGGCTGGCGCCCTATGCGCCGCCGCATGTCTGGGAGAAGCTGGGGATGCTTGCGTCTGGAACCCTGGTTAAGCCCGTCGATATCTTTGATCTGGTGATGCACGGCGCACCGTGGCTGCTGCTGGTTCTGAAGCTGGTACGCTTGAAGCGGGCATGA